The sequence below is a genomic window from Microcebus murinus isolate Inina chromosome 4, M.murinus_Inina_mat1.0, whole genome shotgun sequence.
atgaattgtgctgctataaacattcgagtgcaggtgtcttttttgtagagtgtcattggatcttttgggtagatgctcagcaatgggattgctggatcaaatggtagattcacttgtatcgctttaaggtatctccatattgctttccacagaggttgaactagtttgcagtcccaccagcagtgtaggagtgttcctctctctccgcaaccacgccagcatttattgtttggagattttttgataaaggccattctcactggggttaagtgatatctcattgtggttttgatttgcatttccctgatgattagagatgttgagcatttcttcatatgtttgttggccattcttctgtcttctttagaaaagtttctgttcaagtcctttgcccactttttaatggggttatttgattttttcttgctgattttcgtgagttctaagtatattctagttatcagccccttatcggatgcataggatgcaaaaattttctcccattctgtaggttgtctgtttactttcatgactatttctttggctgtgcagaagctttgtagtttgatcatgtcccatttatttatttttgttgctgctgtgattgcctttggggacttcttcataaactctttgcccaggccaatgtctaggagagtgtttccaactttttcctctagagttctaatagtttcataccttaagtttaagtctgttatccagcgtgagttagtttttgtgagaggtgaaaggtgtgggtcctcttttagccttctacaggtggctatccagttttcccagcaccatttattgaagagggattcttttccccagtgtatgtttttgtctgctttgtcaaagattagatggctatatgaggatggttttatatcaggattctcacatctgttccactggtcaatattcctagttttgtgccaataccatattgttttaattactacagctttgtagtatagtttgataacAAAGATATTTCTTAAACATACACAAAGCTATTTCTTAAACATAAAACTGATTctcctttacacacacacacacacacatatatatatatgcacttatttggactgattaaataaaaatatgaaataacatataaagaaagAGATAACTTATGAACAAGATAACTCTACCTTATTTACTgaataagataaatgaaaatcaaatggaGATTGTTTGATAGCCAAAAGAAAGAGGGTGTGGAATGTTTTTCATAGTTGATCTTGACTCATACAAGCAGgctaaatagatttttaagaagaaattcaAGTATTCTCACGTAAATATTggtataaaaaatccaaaatatgaatGACTTGatgaaatgttataaatttaattcatgTTTATCTAGATTACAAAGGAATACTTTTACTATGTTTTTGATGATTTTCAAATTGTGCTGATTGAAAATGGGATTAATATTTACCAAATCCCACCAAATGAAAACAGGAATAATTAGTTTAGTAATGCtaacaatttatttattagaaataagtaCATGGACATGCCTAATAGAGGGAAGAAGATGTCTATAGGAAAGGATCGATGAGGCAGACTTTGAAAGCCATAACGATTACACAAACATGTATGGAATACAGGAGGTGTTATTAAAAAACAGCTCCATATCTAGACTCcctgaggcaagagctgccctgGAGACTTTCAGGCACATACATAAATCTCAGTTCCCTGGCACCCATCACTCTGACAGCCTTAAAATCACTGATCCCCTTCTAGCCCATGAGAACTCCCTTTACAACAGGTGAGTATCTGTTTTATTGCTGCAAGTGAAATTTCAGGCAGAGAGTTCTATCTAGATTAGATTTTCAGGGAACTAAATTAGGTGGTCAAATATATTGGGGCTAGTGTCTGGAGTCGAGTAGACAGAGTTGGAGAATCTACAGCAGTTCTGAGGTGGAGCCACCTGTACTGGCTCACTTGTGCACATTCCTTTCAAATTCCATGTTCAGTGATATCATGTAGATACCTTAAAAAAGATCATGATTGGAGTATATACACTGCCAAATCAGCAATTATTACAAATCAGGATTTTGATTGCTGGacagatttttgtgtgtgcattGGAGCTGGTTTACAAACACAACATTGAACCACAGTCACAAATATGTGCCAGCCAAGTAGAATGCAAAATGCtgtttggaaaggaagaatgaggAGACCCTGGGTGTGAGGACACTTTTTTAGCTCTCAGTGTTCCAAGGAGCCCTAAATCCCTCCAGAAAAAGTTATACCTGGCCCCAGAGCCTGATTACTGTAAATATCCAAGGCCTTTAAGGAGCTTATTCATGGCTACTCTTCCCTGATGCTTCAGACCCACCCGATATTTGACATTGGGTTGTTGTTTGAACATTTTGAGGTGTTACACTGTGCTTCAGTGTGATGAGGTCtggaaaaatacaaggaaaagagACAATCTCAGAcctgagaaagtttaaaatcacTTGGGGGAACATTGCCAGGAAACTTATATCCTCCAATTCCTGAGATGGTGCTCTGATAATTGAAGTTCCAGTAAAATCAGAGGGAAGAAATGACTTATGAGGAGAAGGTTCTCACAGACATGTTGCTGACACATGGAACAGAAATGCCATGAGTAAGGGTAACTGTTTCAGGAACACAAAGCAAGGAGATTGAAGTTAATTCTCTGGGATACTGAAGAAAACCTGGATTAAGACTGGGAAAGTATTCCTGAGGCTTATGACAAATTGTCTTAGATTAGATTGAGTAGACAACCAACTACTCAAGTACCTGCAGCTTTATCCATAGACCAGACCGCATTCACTGAGCTCCTTAACgtctcttctctgcctcccagaagAAAAATCTTCTTTACTCCCAAGGCATACAGTGGCTGTTGTTATTTGTAAGCAGGTCCTCTTCAGCATCCTCTTTTCAGTTATTTAAGATTTATGTTGCTTCATTTTGATAGTTTTTCTGTCTATTACTTTATCGACATAGTGATGCACATACTTGCCCTGAGAGGGCAGGGAACAAGTGGCTGTGTgtccttactatgtgccagctcCCCAGTCAGGCACCGAGTAACTACAGAGATGCTGAAAGTTGTCTATGTGTATACGTCTTCATTTCTTGCATCCCCGACCTGCACTAACCTCACCTCCTGAGAATGGAAACAGAGATGTCAAGTTCAACACACAGTCAGAGAAGCCATGGGATAGGGTAAGCCCTGGAGTTTGGCCTTGgtgtaaaattatttatcttacaAATTATGGTACTGATTGCTTCAGGGGAATAAGGAGTCCTCTGGCCACTAAATCACCTATGTTCTTCTAGAATCTAAAGAAGTTTaactttctttctgtcttctccccTAATCCTGAGAATTTGGGTCTACTTTCCCTCTTTCTGTGTTAGCACCCAGCCCCTCTTCTGTGGCATGATGGAAAccagaacttttattttcttcccagccTTCAGCTGGCCTGAGGATATGGCCCACAGTGTGTTAGGACTTTACTAGAATTTTATCCCTGTTGCCTAAAGAGATATTGACAGGGAACACATCAAATATTGGTGGGCTATCAAACATAAATAATTTCACAGCCCATATTGTATTACCCCTATTCCCCACTCTGTAGTAAAAAGATAGGACATAGCCCTAATTCATACTGGCTGACTATTTCTTCACAGTTTAAGTCCaggattcttaatttttattctgagCAAATCTTTGCCTGCCATCTTTTCTCCAATTGCCCAAATGTACAATCCCACAACCACACAGAACTGACAGGTTCCAAACACGCTTGACTTGGCATATCAAAAATGTCTTCTTAAACACCCACATGACTTTGTTTCATCCTCTACTTGGTATATTTTCCCATTGACATTCTAAACTATATTTAAAGGTAAGTTCAAAAATAAACTTATTCTTAAAACCAACACGAATACAAAGTGAATTACTCCTTCCATtgtgtttctgtgttttctttagcACCGCTCACATGCAAACTTAATCATCTAATGTTCTATAATTGCATAAAGGTCTACCTTATTTATCAGATAAAGGCTTCATTCATACAACAAAGGATATCTGATTTGTCGTTACATGTGTCATAGTTCCTGGCATCCTCAGAATGAAATGGAATCAGGTAAGGGCCAAAAGTAATAAGTGACACCAAAGGATATATTTGAGTATAATCTATATTTTGCTCTGTCACTGTGAATAGGCGGTGAGGTCCTGAAAGTTTTTCACTGCCATGACTGCGTTAAACCACACTGGTTTTAGCCACACAGTCTTCCGTTTGCTGGGCATCCCAGGCCTAGAGGACCAGCACATGTGGATTTCCATCCCCTTCTTCATTTCCCATGTCACTTCCCTCCTTGGGAACGGCCTGCTCATCTGCATTATCCTCACAAAGCACAGCCTGCACCAGCCCATGTACCTCTTCCTCTGCATGCTGGCCGGAGCAGACATTGTCCTCTCCACGTGCACAGTCCCACAGGCCTTGGCCATCTTCTGGTTCCATGCTGGGGAGATCTCCCTGGATCGCTGCATCACTCAGCTCTTCTTCATCCATTCCACCTTCATCTTTGAGTCAGGGATCTTGTTGGTGATGGCGTTTGACCGCTACATTGCCATCTGCTACCCTCTGAGGTACACCACTATTCTTACAAACTCCCTGATTGGGAAAATTGGAGTGACTATCTTTCTGAGAAGTTATGGTATAATAGTTCCCATAATATTTCTTGTGAAAAGACTGACTTTTTGCAGAAGTAACATTATTCCATACCCTTGTTGTCAGCACATTAGTTTGGCCAAATATTCCTGTAATGACATACGAGTAAACATCTGGTATGGTGTTTTTGTCATAATGTCTACAGTAACTTTAGATGTCATGCtagtttttatttcctatatgCTTATTCTCAATGCTGTTTTCCGTATGCCATCCCAAGATGCTCGACACAAAGCTCTCAATACCTGTGGCTCCCATGTCTGTGTCATCATCCTCTTTTATGGGCCTGGCATCTTCTCAGTCCTCACTGAGCGGTTTGGACGCCACATCTCACCCCACATCCACATCCTGCTGGCCAATGTCTGCCTTCTGGCTCCTCCTATGCTGAATCCCATCATTTATGGGGTCAAGACCAAACAGATCCGGGACCAGGTGACTCATGTCTTGTTTCCAAAAGTGACATGACTTTAGGAATGAAAATCATTGCATTTAGGAATGAAAACCGATCTACTGTTTTCTCAACATTTCTAGCCATCTATGACATGAACTTCAGCAGTCCTAGTATGTGAGGGACAGCTGAGACTAGACAAATGGCTCAATGAGTCTATGCTTGTGGAGTAAGTCCACTAGGGATGCTTTGGTGTCTGCTTTTCAAGGTCTCTGATCAATAGCAAGAGACCAATTTCTTTGTGGTTCAATGGGTTTACTTATTCAGAGTCTTAGAAACAAATCAGTTCACCTTTTGAAGTCACTACTAGTCTATAGCTGTGGATAGGCATTTTGAAAGAGCAAACTATGGATAATTTCTGGGATATTCTTTCCTGGTTTGTCTCATGCCTTGATGTGGGTAACTAGTTTCCATTCCTTACCTACCTTAGGCATTGTTCTGTGTATTCTTCCCTCTGACCTCTctatcacaaatttatttttcacaggctCATTTCTATCTGTGTACATTTTAGTATTCCTCCTATCAGAATAATTAAAGGaataaagggagggagggagaaagggaggaaaagccTCTGGCACCCTCATTTCtctccctctgtttctctctccctctctttctctctctttctcccccactGTGCAATATTTTGAAAGAGTGTATATACATTCGAGATTCAATATCATTCTccctatttttccttatttttcttgatCATTCCAGTGAGACTTTATTCCTACATTATTGACACTGCACATCACAGAGATCCACTGAATCTACATCTTACATGACATATCAGCAGCATTGGACACAGTCAATCgttttctcattcttaaaacCCCTCACTCATTCCATCTTAGGTAATAGAGTagaaataaaatctgtaaaaaGTCACCCACTCTTTAAATATAGAGATATTTGCTAACATCATTTCATAGATTGCTATATATGGTTTATTATTTAGGTGTGTGtaggtaaatatatttttgtaaactgGATTATATTCCACTCACTCTTCCAGAATGTACACTTCTCACTTAGCAAAGTAATATGGACTTATTCCCATGCTCAAAATATAGACCTTTGTAGGCATTTTTAATGACTCTCTATTATACTCAGGGAAAAACTATGCCATACATAATTTACCTAAGtagactctttttaaaaagtagttcttACATGTCATTGTAATT
It includes:
- the LOC105860278 gene encoding olfactory receptor 52B4-like, coding for MTALNHTGFSHTVFRLLGIPGLEDQHMWISIPFFISHVTSLLGNGLLICIILTKHSLHQPMYLFLCMLAGADIVLSTCTVPQALAIFWFHAGEISLDRCITQLFFIHSTFIFESGILLVMAFDRYIAICYPLRYTTILTNSLIGKIGVTIFLRSYGIIVPIIFLVKRLTFCRSNIIPYPCCQHISLAKYSCNDIRVNIWYGVFVIMSTVTLDVMLVFISYMLILNAVFRMPSQDARHKALNTCGSHVCVIILFYGPGIFSVLTERFGRHISPHIHILLANVCLLAPPMLNPIIYGVKTKQIRDQVTHVLFPKVT